TGAGTGATGACGTTTCATAATATGACCACTTTTCCAGCTCAAATTTTATGAGTTAAAATCTTATTCCAATTCATGTTTTCTTATAACTTTAATCATCATTATCGAATACATTCAGAAACAGAGAATGTCTAAATCATACTTGAATCTTTAGAATgtaattttatgaaatttatcacTCACATTAATGCTTGGATAACTGAATAACACCAATAAATTGCATAATAAGTTAACTCCTTGGCTTAGAGAATAGGCTGCAGCCCTTGGTTCTTGTCTGAATATTTCAGCAACAATTACACCAGGAATTGGACCTAAACCTAAAGCGAAACCACAAATATATAGAATTATAAGAACAGCTGAAATTATTCCAGCTGTTCGAGCTGTTGTTGGATCCTTTGTTGAACTTGCTATATTCACTGAAATTGTTAAGCATAATAATGAAAAAGCAAGAAGTACAGTTGGCCATAAAAGAAGAGTTCTACGTCCGGCACGTTCAATTAAATATACCGAAAGTACAGTCATTAACACATTAATTGCTCCTACAGCAACTACACAAAACTGAATATACACCAGTGGAATCCCAGCAGTTTTAAGCATTGTGGAAGAATAAGTGATTACCTGAAAGAGAAAACCAGATAATAAAATTTAAAGTTCgtaaaaatatatgaatttaattattttgttgGCTTTCTGTGAATTATGTATTGCTTTAATTTCCAGTCAGATAGCTTGGTCGGTTTAGTATCAACTATTTATTAACTTCTTGTTCTTCTGCtagtatacatatatgtaaaaaataaagaatacaCTATAAATAATTGTTATCCAGATGATTTTGTCAAAAGATATCTATCATCACAGAAACATAGGCTAAACACCGATAAGGTAAATCAAAGAACTCCTTATCTAAATCTTGACCTTAAAGGGAACACAACGGGTAACATTTTATTATGTCAACTTAAGTGATCTTTTGACAGGACATTTCACGCCACTAAGATATAAACCATTACTTACATAACGTATCGATGATAAGTTAGGATTAGGACTTCACTATATAGTTGAAGTCGTCCGTTTCAATCTCTGAAGACCTTACTTATGCGTCCGAAAGTGATATGTTCCGTCTCTGTATTTTTTCCTTGATCTACGACTGGGTCGTCATATACTTAAACTGGACAATGTAAACCACTTACCTCCACCCTAATTTTCTTTATCTTTACTTTTATCCTGCTCCATTCTtaatatacacattcacatttCCCGATTAACATAAATTACCACAATAATTTTGTCAATACGTCTCTTATTATAcgacatcattattattaatactattattattgtccaCTTTCCAGGGAGTGTTCACctactatgcattttattcaaatgatttattttattgatgttAGATTGACTATGTCTTGATACCTTACAAAGTATCGTCCTAACCTTTAGTAAATGACTTTTCTAATTCACAAATGACACAATTTCCATGTATTTATCCAGTAACATGTGTAGAAGTTTAAATTTTCTTAAACATATTACATGTTCTAGTTCACTAGCATGACTTATTTAAGCTTATATAACACAACACTATAATGTTATAAAGTTCATTCTATGAACTTGACAATACAATACTGAATCACgagtcaatccctaacttggaatcctgaagggaagcggaaaagaggaacttcaaagaacacattacgccgagaaatagaagcagatttaaaaaggatgaataacaacttgaaagaactggaaaggattgcccaggacagagttggatatagaatgctggtgggaggcctatgctcctctaagAGGGGTAacggaagtaagtaagtaatctttGACTTTTAAGTAGcataatatgaaaattaatttcgTAATAATGTTAACCAAAGGActcattaattttataaatatatgattGATGGTAATCTACCACTTCTACCAATGGACTTAATTACTATGATTAATAACGTTTCGTCAAAATTGTTGACAAATTAAATTACTTATGATAAacttatataaaaataaataggtTCAAAACTAACAGCATTAATTCCAGAAAGCTGTTGAAATACTTGTATGATACAAGCAATTAAAACTGGCATACGTAAATCTCTTTGAGTGAAAAGTCtgaaaaatttgaattttgGTCGTTTTTCAGCTTCATGCATTTCtcttttcatttcattaaatGTTTCATTGATATCATCTATACAGTTAAGTCGTTGAAAGGCTTTACGTGCTTTTGCTTCTTTTCcctttttgataaataaaaaacgTGGACTCTCAGGACAATAAGGTAAAAGAATTAATGCAATTAATGCAGGAACTGATCCAACAGCTACAGATATAGGCCACAAAGTTGGTGTATTTAGTGTGTATGTTAATGTCATTAAGTAGGATACAAGTATCCCGATAGTTAAAGCAAGCTGATGCAATGAACCGATTCCACCACGAAGAGATAAGGGAGCTATTTCTGTCAGATACATTGGTGCTATCCCCATTGATATTCCAAAATTGAATCCATTGAAAACACGTCCGACAAATAGTAATGCAGGTTGACTATATGCTACACACGGACCAACTAATATTCCTCCAATGATTGCAAGTAAACTGTTTACTATCAAACCATTTCGTCTATTAAAGTAAATAGTGAGAacatcattttattcatttataagtgaagttattgttttataaaaacaattttcttacaaaaataaacaacacGAAATAGTAAACATGAATGATATAGTTTTGGACCAATTTGAAAAATGTGTAAGTCACTGAAAAGTAGCATCGATTGGTTCAAAGTATGAAGATGTTTCAGTAAAGCATATTTTCTTCTTGACGATGGCATTTTTCTAATCTGTACAATCGTATTCATAAGTCATCTTGACATTGAGTAGTCTATAGTAATATAAAGCAAtattatgaaattatcaagGATAGTCATATTTAATTAGGCGAAAGTCTTTTGAAAGCTGACCAGTGTTGCGTTATTTTATGACGCGGTTAAGATATGATAACTTTTCAGAAAAGATGTGATTTTTTCGCCTATTTAATGAGCAAACTTTTCTGCAGTATGTCATCAACCGAATCGAGCTTTAACCACATATATATCCTTACATCGATTTAGGAAAAAAACATTTCTGTCTATTTATAACACGAACGCAACATTTGATCTTTTCCGGTTCTACTGtatcattttcaaaataatcaaaCGTTGAAACCAAAGTCATCAATAAAGGAGGCCATTTGGATTAGACAACGTTACAGTTTGAATCAACATGATCGTTTAAGTGCGCACTATTAACAGTGTCATCAAATAATCATCATACAATGTTAGCAATCTAtaaggtgagactataatttgttgacgacctttgagcaacgcttaAAAGAGATTGGAATGTTCACCTACTTCCTAGAGTTACATAAGGGTTGCAGATTAGTGTGAGGTATTAGGATTGTAATTTACAGTTTAACGTTCGGGTTAGGAATaagatttaatgttttcatcacgaactgacatcaggtCTAATGCTAAAACAATATTTAGctaaatgagtgaatgaatgtcgtaccaaaatccaagacttgaTATCCTAAATCTGATCGGTTCGTctgtaaattatagtctcgccaactATAATTACATTAAACGGTTATTTACCTTCCTAAACAATCAGCTATAGCACCACAACTGAAAGCTCCAATTGCACCAGCTACTACAAAAGCTGTGCTAACTTGAGCATATAAGAAACTTGGTGTCACAAGATTTGCTGTATTTTCAGCTTCACTCGCATTTTTACCCAACATAGTACGAGATAAGAACTCTTTAATATTCTGTATAAATATAGAAATAGAACAAAAGATTAAAAGTGTTTTTCAATGATAAAATCCACGTAGTATATGTTACGTAATCAAGAGAATTATACTTCAAATAATCCTGAAATTCAAGCAGAATGACTTTTGAATCAGAAAACTAAACTGTTAAACATGAAATATTATCCTAATCAAGATATTTTCGATTATAAAATGAACAATGAATtacaaatgaaaattaaataatacaGGTTATTTGAATTCCATGCGAGGTTTATttgattatcatcatcattgtctattattattgataatatgaTTGAGACAATTACTTGTAGAATTCGAATAACCGCTATACACGAAATGTTCAACTTAGttctcattatttcaaattatattcagttcagAAGTAGTTAAATTTTTACTGTTAACAATATTGTATGCCATCATAGTAACTAactaataaatattttcttGTAAAAATTAGCTTTCAACTGGTTAGTAACGTTTCATCCGTGGTATGTTGGATTACATGTCTTAGTAAACATTTCGTTTTAAGCCTTCGAATTTACTCAGAAATATGAGTTATTAACATATCACTGTAGTTCATCCAAACAATTAGGTcgaaacattttaaaaatgttgAAATTTACGACTTCAATTGAAGTTTCTATTGCAATTCCCACTTGAATATTAAGTCATCAAACGCTTCCTGGCTAGGAAAATGATGAGAAGTCCTAGATACAAGATGTTTCTTGAACGTTTGGAACGTGAAAGTTGACATTAACTTATAGTGATTaaattttcaatgaaaatattattacttttattctaATTCACAATTACCAGTGTTAAAATCATGTTTAATTTACACCATTATTCAAACATACATTATGTACTAATCATTTCATTGCCAGAATGTACTAACATATTTATTCGCCTAACAAACCTTATTGTCTATTCCATATTTTGTATGATGTATGAGTTTAAAGCTTGGCTCTACATTTTAGTTATTCATTAAGACATAGAATCGTCAATATGAGTTGATTGATAAACGTCTGTCAAAACGAATAATATATATAGACTGCATCAATTCAGTATCTACTCAATCATTAATCTTTTATGAATGAATTGAATTAAACTAGAATACACAATTTAATTTTTCATTCTTGATCGACAACTTTACCGAATACTTTGAATTGTTTCAGtcacttctcaaggtcatttagtTATCAAATATTATgttgaaaaaaatcattttcctCTTTAAACATGTAATTGACTTACCTCTCCTGGCAAATTTAATACTCCTaaattgtaaccaattgtaaaGGATGATCCTAAACACGCCAATAATACAGAAAGTGTTAACGATTTTGTGAACTTTTTACCCTGAAAacgtaaataaacaaataaacatcttaagaatgaattttttaaagaataaatatatttttgaggGTATTTTGTATCATGAATTAATATTTACAGAGAGATCGTTAAGAACTAGTAACCGTCAAACAAGTATCTTATTTTAGTtcatcaaaataaaactaaaaatccTCGAAGTGGGCACAATACGATCTTTACAATTCATCTTATATAATAATACTCATGTGTTTAGAATTTGGTTTCATTAGGGTTTGACTAACAACAGTGACCTGTGTACGTAACCAAGTTCGGAGTTTATTGATAATCTATAGGTGATAATAGTTAAAAATGGCCCTTGCCTCTTACTGGCTGAAAATATGAACTCTTAGATGCTATTTTAGTAGGACAATTCTGATGTACAGTAATTCCAACAAGTTTGACGAAGGTACTGAAATCAGCGATATCCTGCAGATGTTCAGTAGCTACCTTTATTCAGTTACGTTCATACAAGAATCAGGATAGAACTTGAAATCTTACATTCTGTATGTCCTAAATAGAATAACAGATGGCTTACCACAAAGATCAGTTCACAGAAAACCAACCTGAACCTGTCATTTCAAGGATTTGAATTTGTGCACAGTAGGGCTGGATAAGAAACTCCATTAAATCGCTTTTATTTATGGCTTGACTAATTTATACCGACAATATAGTCAAAGACAAATTGAATAAACTCTGATAGATACTTTTCAATAATGCGTAACCTAGAACCATCGACAGTAACAACGTCGGCGTTGTAACATGAAAGACTGACTACAGTGCTAATTAGATCACCTTCAAGATTATTGAATAGATCTTGAAAAGAAGACCTTCTTGATCTTTGAAAAAAATCTCGTATTCTGTTCAAATTTATACTGCCCTTTTCAGCTACGCCTTGACTCCTGAACGTAACAAGGATAATCTGTCACTTGGAACAACACTGATGAGTATTGTTTGGTTTATGTGCTCttttataacaatattttggCTTTTAGAAGCGAGCTTTAGAAAACGCTTCGCTGAATATTGCCCTGCCTGGTTGTTTGGTGGTTTATGCAGATccatcaataaataaattctcaAATACCTCTTAAGTTTTGGACATGCTGccatatcatcatcatccttcAAATTCATCGATACGGTTTGATAGAGGGAGGGTACAAATAAAAGGCTTATCTATTACAGAGACTGCCGGTCTATCGATTAAAGCTCAAGCCCAAAATACTAAAGTGAAATATTCAGTCTCTCATTTTACTGTGATATTAATCCCTTCCCTAATTTTCGTAACTAGTTATCATTCGCTATTATTGCCCTGAAAATTTCGCTTTcctaattattaattatttgtttatacagTATCCAGTCCCTCATTTCCTCATACACATCAAGTGAACATTCGTTGCTAAACTACCATAATCTTAGCATCACTGACTGTCTTTTAGATGATTACGTGACATGCTTTTGGTATTCATTGTTTCAGGGTAATTTTTCACTTGACCTCTCTCTATTTCCCAGTAAACTAATACACATGTCAAATAACCAGAAGTAAAATTATATAGATTTAGTAAATGATATTATGAGAAAGAAAATTTCCATCCCTTATGATTCATACAAGTAATTGACTAAATCTTTTCATATCTCTCATTTTGCACATGAGCAAAAGTTAGAATGTCAACTAAGAATGATAACGACACATTCCATTTCTTGTTTAATATACGTGTATATTCAAACCAGTAACATAATATTGTCAAATGACAATATGAAACCTTAGGCTGTTTTAAAAGTAACAatgacaaatcaatgacatttTTGAAGTCACAACCTTGTTTACCTCAAATGTAACTGATATGAGATTGGTCTATTACTAACACAAATAATCCATAAGAACTCTTGAGTGTCAAAATTTAGTATAGTCTACTGATGCCTTCCTCAGATTATATtataaattcattaaaaaaatgaaaggaAATACTAATCCTTAATTAACATGATTGTCTGTGAGAGTAAGTCTAAGTTGTGAATGGAATCAAGTAACGCAATCTAAGTTATACGTGTATAAAACTGGGAGGTATCAAAAAAGGATACACAGTAATCAAATCCTTACTTTCATTAGAACcatcataaatatttatataaccAGTTTGCTCCAAACCTAAGTCACCAAAGCATAAATATGCTGTAGAATGTCAATTATGCAGCAAAATTAAAAACTGAATATATAATGAACCTCTGTTAGAAAACATATCTGTTTACACAGAATACAGTGAAGTATTAAAAGTGACATCGTGTTCAGAGCATAAAACGTATTCAGTCTTTAATGTGCAAATAGACGGGAACAatttcaaatcaaaacaagTCGAATTCACTGAATGAAATAATCTCGACGAAACAGCTAAATTCTTTGGAGTCATGTAATCTAGTGTGGTAAAactgaaaaaaagtatatatttgCTCACTTCGGTAAATACTAGTAACTGTCAATATGACCTTGGAAATAACTGGCACAGAAAACGAGTAAAGAATATATGGATAATTAGTAGTGAGTTCGTAGGTATCAtcaccaaggtttgacttgataatgtcgaataaattgagcattgggtagattgttataaataaacaatatatttgtaatatcccagtgagtagaaaaattagattatctgacgtttcgtaactcatcggaagccacttcttcagagaatggATAACCAAATTACAAttaaaacttggattaattttgatttggttatttattttctgaagaagtggcctcCGATGAgttgcgaaacgtcagaaaatctaatttttctactcaacggaataatataaatatattatttatttatagtggTCAGTTCATTCACCAGTCCACAGATACGTAGACAAATATTAATCCATAAACTTATGTATAATGTAATGAAGAATCACACAGTAAAACATTAAATTGGTTTTATAGATAACTAAAATGTACATGTATATAATGAGATCACATTACAATCTAATCTGTTAACGTTAGCTGAAGATTCTGTCAGTTCCTCCCTTTTTCATGAATAGGGCTTTAAACAGATGATTACCTTATAAACATACAACTCAACTGGGAAAATTCAATGTCATAAAGTACAGATCCTTATGAGAagttattttaaaaagaaattctGATATCTTCCAAATAATGAATACGGATATTATTATTTAGGTTAAAAAATGAAACACTCCCTTGGTGTTAATTGATCAGGCATGACAAAAACtaaaataaacatgaaatgAGCTAGATCTTTAGACTATTGAATCTGTCTCTGGTCATTTGAACCTACATGCTTACGATTTTAATGAACTATGAAcgtatttaatttaaaattgttttacaTTATCATATTATTTGAGTATATATGTTACATCAGTTGTTTATCATAAAGCACATTCTGGAAGAAATACACTTTTCATTAAAGACAACATGTTCTATTGAATATTCATTGATTTCTTTCATGGCTAATCAATTATTCTTATTATCCGTTTAACAATATTTACCATAATTTATAGAATCTGAGGTACTAGTCAACAATGTGAGAGTTGGCAAAAAACTAAaacgtttgtttgttttctgatGAATAAGTTCTAACGCAGTTGTGATGTACCATTGAGCGTAAAATATGTATGAATATCAAAATTTCTCAGACACCGTTTCATGTTTTGTAATGGTTCTTCAGAATGATTTCTATAAATGATGGCAACTACAGCTTATAATATGAGCTATTACtgtttatcaaaataatttaccCGAAGGGAGATTAACAGATTATCGTTTATATTATTTGCTATTACTATAAACACTGAATGAGTAAGACTTCGCAAGATTAATCAATTAGTTATAGGTAAAAGTTAGTATGCATTTGATTCAGTTTTAAAAGTCAAAAAAAGAACATCTTAATTCTGTGTACTTATTTCCTGGTTTCAAAAAAATCTATGATTTCATCACTCAGATAAATAATTCACAAAATGTAATCCTTTCCaaacagtattttcataatcatTTTGAGAaatataaccaaattaaatttaattacCTACCACAAGGGgctttcgtggagatttcagtaattttatggttgaaatcatgagccaattggagctagacggttgcccagttcttccaggttttccatggtggtcttgcttccattgactcatgatttcaactatgtatttaCCTACATTATTACCTAATTCTACCATTTTATCATGTTAATTAACTCATTGAATCATTAATATCTTCAATAATACAGAGTTAGCCAACATAGTCATTATGTAATCTTACACATAAAAGAGATAtacattaaaaagaaaatataattttttactgaaaacaaaaaatcaaTTCATAACCATAAAAAGAGACAAATATATTTAccatttattcaatataatgtAAACAAGATTTGTTGTATAGTAAGTAATTCAATGATTAATGGAATGATAAATCTAAGTGAAATTCAGTCGATGAATTTTataattcaataattaatttccacaataggacaaaacggccgtccagagcttccaggttttctatgttaatctagcttcaatgggttcatgatctcaactatataaaatcattaaaatctccgcaaaactccttttgattatatatatatatatatatgaagagtCTACTAAAGTATTCATTGAGTTAAACCTTAGGGTATGAGTATACTTTCCAATATTGATTAAAACTATTTTGttgatttaattattttgttctGAACTTAAAATTTCATATTTCCCAATTAGATATACCCTataatatttgattgattattttaaGTAGATTGATCAACATATTAATAAATACAGATCTCATAAAACTAAGCCTTTCCTGGTGACTTCTTAAGGAAATATTAAACATGTTTCccttgccaggcgaaacgttggactttccttcaaattcattcgctgaaattcttcctatttaatgtcttacatcaactcggagcccaaatactatgaaactattcactctaatttagacgaaagttcatATACATGTTTTCTGAGTTTATTGTAGTTTCTCAATATTGATATTATATCATGTTGAATACAAAACTTTAATATAATACttataacttaagataatattGAAGCAATCtgtacaggatacacatatgctaaTAGGAGATGGATCAATTTTagtcctaaacataaatggaaagattgaaataaacaatacttATTCAAATAAATCTCCTTTTAAATATAAAgtagaataaattaaattttccaTTATAATCATATGAAAACTCA
Above is a genomic segment from Schistosoma mansoni strain Puerto Rico chromosome 2, complete genome containing:
- a CDS encoding putative glucose transport protein produces the protein MGSGKKFTKSLTLSVLLACLGSSFTIGYNLGVLNLPGENIKEFLSRTMLGKNASEAENTANLVTPSFLYAQVSTAFVVAGAIGAFSCGAIADCLGRRNGLIVNSLLAIIGGILVGPCVAYSQPALLFVGRVFNGFNFGISMGIAPMYLTEIAPLSLRGGIGSLHQLALTIGILVSYLMTLTYTLNTPTLWPISVAVGSVPALIALILLPYCPESPRFLFIKKGKEAKARKAFQRLNCIDDINETFNEMKREMHEAEKRPKFKFFRLFTQRDLRMPVLIACIIQVFQQLSGINAVITYSSTMLKTAGIPLVYIQFCVVAVGAINVLMTVLSVYLIERAGRRTLLLWPTVLLAFSLLCLTISVNIASSTKDPTTARTAGIISAVLIILYICGFALGLGPIPGVIVAEIFRQEPRAAAYSLSQGVNLLCNLLVLFSYPSINDAIGGYSFLPFLVIVIICWIFFFLYMIETKNRTCDSNARDLATAKVVACQRPSRLTYKNEEPFYSDE